The Skermanella pratensis genome has a window encoding:
- a CDS encoding glycosyltransferase family 2 protein codes for MTGPRFSVVIPTYNRAERVTEAVRSVRAQTFPAHEIIVVDDGSTDGTPGTLETLVRETGPPVVTLRQANRGAGAARNLGIGAATGDWVALLDSDDTWLPGKLEDARRMIGREPGLDFIHSRCIQDFGQACGTEPEPEPPLTVEQRRDPAALLTGWHIKTSSVILRRDLLERIGGLFPTDLRTCEDFELFWRAAIAADRIGFAPEPGTVIANIPTSLSRDDTRVLPRLMDNVEALGRVIRWLDGRAEAARLRPILEARRYWAARVLLTRAARDRRFVEAVRWLRRHGLAPAGIARAALSAGRGVLNGENPSGL; via the coding sequence ATGACCGGCCCGCGCTTCAGCGTGGTGATCCCGACCTACAACCGCGCGGAGCGCGTGACCGAGGCCGTCCGATCCGTCCGCGCCCAGACCTTCCCGGCCCACGAGATCATCGTCGTGGACGACGGCTCGACCGATGGGACGCCGGGCACCCTGGAAACCCTGGTACGAGAGACCGGCCCGCCCGTGGTGACGCTCCGGCAGGCCAACCGGGGAGCGGGAGCGGCGCGGAACCTCGGCATCGGGGCGGCGACCGGCGACTGGGTGGCGCTGCTCGATTCGGACGACACCTGGCTGCCGGGCAAGCTGGAGGATGCCCGCCGGATGATCGGGCGGGAACCCGGCCTGGATTTCATCCACTCCCGCTGCATCCAGGATTTCGGGCAGGCCTGTGGAACCGAACCGGAGCCGGAGCCGCCGCTGACGGTCGAGCAGCGCCGCGACCCCGCCGCCCTGCTGACGGGATGGCACATCAAGACGTCGAGCGTGATCCTGCGCCGGGACCTGCTGGAGCGGATCGGCGGGCTGTTCCCGACCGACCTGCGGACCTGCGAGGATTTCGAGCTGTTCTGGCGCGCCGCCATCGCGGCTGACCGCATCGGCTTCGCGCCCGAGCCGGGCACCGTCATCGCCAACATCCCGACCAGCCTGTCGCGCGACGATACCCGCGTTCTGCCGCGCCTGATGGACAATGTCGAGGCCTTAGGCCGGGTGATCCGTTGGCTCGACGGCCGCGCCGAAGCCGCCCGCCTGCGCCCGATCCTGGAAGCCCGCCGCTACTGGGCCGCCCGCGTCCTGCTGACCCGCGCCGCGCGCGACCGGCGCTTCGTCGAGGCCGTCCGCTGGCTGCGGCGCCACGGCCTCGCCCCGGCCGGGATCGCCCGCGCCGCCCTGTCCGCCGGCCGCGGCGTCCTGAACGGCGAGAACCCGTCGGGGCTGTAG
- a CDS encoding Trm112 family protein, translating to MQLRVSPAAPPRALSESLVCPRCRTPLQDREAGLVCPAPAAAGSIRWWTALPS from the coding sequence ATGCAGCTCAGGGTCTCCCCCGCCGCTCCGCCGCGCGCGCTTTCCGAGTCGCTGGTCTGCCCGCGCTGCCGGACTCCGCTGCAGGACCGGGAGGCCGGGCTGGTCTGCCCGGCCCCGGCTGCGGCAGGATCTATCCGGTGGTGGACGGCACTCCCATCCTGA
- a CDS encoding class I SAM-dependent methyltransferase: MDGTPILIHDENSVFAIADFTSRGATGETIRLRGEAPTRGLKATLRRAAERVIYFSVNASDWSSEKSVEYVAQALPEARILVTGAGDKRYPDLSNIRYVYTDVILGEGADHVCDLHDLPFADATFDAVIAVAVLEHVADPYRCVAEIARVLKPGGYVYSVTPFMQQVHMGRYDFTRFTFLGHRRLFRHFTEIKAGMALGPAGALAWSFEYFVLSFFRDRRARKYARAAAKLATVPLKYLDRVLANREGSLDAAGGVYFFGTKAEKPISDRDLLRFYRGLDVVYED; this comes from the coding sequence GTGGACGGCACTCCCATCCTGATCCACGATGAGAACAGCGTCTTCGCCATCGCCGATTTCACGTCGCGGGGCGCCACGGGGGAGACGATCAGGCTCCGCGGCGAGGCGCCGACCCGGGGTCTCAAGGCCACCCTGCGGCGCGCGGCCGAGCGGGTGATCTACTTCTCCGTCAACGCGTCGGACTGGAGTTCGGAAAAGTCGGTGGAGTACGTGGCACAAGCCCTGCCGGAGGCGCGCATCCTGGTGACCGGGGCCGGCGACAAGCGCTACCCCGACCTTTCCAACATCCGCTACGTCTATACCGACGTGATCCTGGGAGAGGGGGCAGACCATGTCTGCGATCTCCACGACCTGCCCTTCGCCGACGCCACCTTCGACGCGGTGATCGCGGTCGCGGTGCTGGAGCATGTCGCCGATCCCTACCGCTGCGTCGCCGAGATCGCCAGGGTGCTCAAGCCCGGCGGCTACGTCTATTCGGTGACGCCGTTCATGCAGCAGGTCCATATGGGCCGCTACGATTTCACCCGCTTCACCTTCCTGGGTCACCGCCGGCTGTTCCGCCACTTCACGGAGATCAAGGCCGGCATGGCGCTCGGCCCGGCCGGCGCGCTCGCCTGGTCGTTCGAATATTTCGTGCTCAGCTTCTTCCGGGACCGGCGGGCACGGAAATACGCCAGGGCGGCGGCCAAGCTGGCGACCGTCCCGCTGAAATACCTAGACCGCGTCCTGGCCAACCGCGAAGGCTCGCTGGACGCCGCCGGCGGCGTGTATTTCTTCGGCACCAAGGCGGAGAAGCCGATCTCCGACCGCGACCTCCTGAGATTCTACCGCGGCCTCGACGTCGTCTACGAGGATTGA
- a CDS encoding AAC(3) family N-acetyltransferase: MAANPGQAASMPPENRKRIHRMIESAVPEPLLRAASRLLPPGMKRAINAAIASGGAALVETALAKRSERRHGAGRRAIGRAELESDLKAAGLPDGAVVFVHSSLSRLGFVEGGAGTVLAALENTVVARGGTLAMPAFTMTGSMYETLKSGPRFDVRETPTGMGKIAETLRRDPRARRSIHPTHSVAALGDRADWLVADHHRSPFAFDADSPFGRLLEADGWLMGVGTDLGPVTFYHVLEDLRGDSFPFPVYTPDSPLLREVTGRNGETLKVAVMAHSSVVSADRIDKPTGLGVRGYVTRYLERDGGLRWIKLGDGKAWVIRAADMFTCLECLMVQGVTIYRDPAEGSAHANERKDFGAGSRAPAQIGPEDRQRQAASA, encoded by the coding sequence ATGGCTGCGAACCCTGGCCAAGCCGCGTCGATGCCGCCGGAGAACAGGAAGCGGATCCATCGCATGATCGAATCGGCGGTTCCGGAACCGTTGCTGCGGGCTGCCAGCCGGCTGCTGCCGCCCGGGATGAAGCGGGCGATCAACGCGGCCATAGCCTCCGGCGGGGCCGCCCTGGTCGAGACCGCCCTGGCGAAGCGGTCGGAGCGGCGTCACGGCGCCGGTCGGCGCGCGATCGGCCGGGCCGAGCTGGAAAGCGACCTGAAGGCGGCGGGCCTGCCCGACGGCGCCGTGGTCTTCGTCCACAGCTCGCTGTCCAGGCTGGGCTTCGTCGAGGGCGGGGCCGGAACGGTGCTGGCGGCGCTGGAGAACACGGTCGTGGCGCGCGGCGGCACGCTGGCGATGCCGGCCTTCACCATGACCGGGTCGATGTACGAGACGTTGAAGTCCGGCCCGCGCTTCGACGTGCGCGAGACGCCGACCGGCATGGGCAAGATCGCCGAGACCCTGCGCCGCGACCCGCGCGCCCGGCGCAGCATCCACCCCACCCATTCGGTGGCGGCGCTGGGCGACCGCGCCGACTGGCTGGTCGCCGACCATCACCGCTCGCCCTTCGCGTTCGACGCCGACAGCCCTTTCGGACGGCTGCTGGAGGCCGACGGCTGGCTGATGGGCGTGGGCACGGACCTGGGTCCGGTCACCTTCTACCATGTGCTGGAGGATCTGCGCGGCGACAGCTTCCCGTTCCCGGTCTATACGCCGGACAGCCCGCTCCTGCGGGAGGTGACCGGCCGGAACGGCGAGACCTTGAAGGTCGCCGTCATGGCCCACTCGTCGGTGGTATCGGCCGACCGGATCGACAAGCCGACCGGCCTGGGCGTACGCGGGTACGTCACCCGCTACCTGGAGCGGGACGGCGGGCTGCGCTGGATCAAGCTGGGCGACGGCAAGGCCTGGGTGATCCGGGCGGCCGACATGTTCACCTGCCTGGAATGCCTGATGGTCCAGGGCGTCACCATCTACCGCGACCCCGCCGAGGGGTCGGCCCATGCCAACGAGAGGAAAGACTTCGGTGCCGGTTCAAGAGCTCCTGCCCAGATTGGTCCCGAGGATCGTCAAAGACAAGCTGCGTCCGCTTAA
- a CDS encoding glycosyltransferase produces MVSASGRDGEERSDRHPLKVLILSWYFPPSNTIGAIRVGKLAKYLMRRHVDVRVVTAREPDLAKTLPLEIPPERVVYTRAVDVNRPIDVIGNLRNRLLRRAPAPGGGAQAGAGGGGGSGSLVGRVLSTVSDFYLNLSNLPDRYVGWLPWAVAGARRTCRDWKPDLIYVTGPPFTAFLAGHHLSAKLGVPWIAEFRDRWADDPYFEAPDWRMALLDRMERRVAGSASGIVTVSEPWTEFYRAKYGKPVATIYNGYDPQDFPLPTEPPPASPDLTITYAGVLYSGRRDPSPLFQALALLGPERERVRIEFYGSDPGLVFPPAERAGVTDRVTVHPAVPYKRSLEIQRRSDVLLLLQWNNPREQGNVPAKLFEYFGVLRPILGIGLEDGVPARLIRERQAGFFSNDPQAIADQIRRWLAAKDAAGGRLERLPPAAREGLSRDIQFELLLDFCAKVIQPAAADCATRKPRDA; encoded by the coding sequence ATGGTTTCGGCATCCGGGCGCGACGGCGAGGAGCGGAGCGACCGGCATCCCCTGAAGGTGCTGATCCTGTCCTGGTACTTCCCGCCGTCCAACACGATCGGCGCGATCCGGGTCGGCAAGCTGGCCAAGTACCTGATGCGCCGCCATGTGGACGTGCGCGTGGTGACCGCGCGCGAGCCCGACCTCGCCAAGACCCTGCCGCTGGAGATCCCGCCGGAGCGGGTCGTCTATACCCGCGCGGTGGACGTCAACCGGCCGATCGACGTGATCGGCAACCTGCGCAACCGGCTGCTCCGCCGGGCTCCGGCGCCGGGCGGCGGCGCTCAGGCCGGGGCCGGAGGCGGGGGCGGAAGCGGGTCCCTGGTCGGCCGGGTGCTGTCCACGGTCAGCGACTTCTATCTCAACCTGTCGAACCTGCCGGACCGCTATGTCGGCTGGCTGCCCTGGGCCGTGGCGGGTGCCAGGCGCACCTGCCGCGACTGGAAGCCCGACCTGATCTACGTGACCGGCCCGCCCTTCACCGCCTTCCTCGCCGGCCACCATCTCAGCGCCAAGCTGGGCGTTCCCTGGATCGCCGAGTTCCGCGACCGCTGGGCCGACGACCCCTATTTCGAGGCGCCGGACTGGCGGATGGCGCTGCTCGACCGCATGGAACGGCGGGTCGCAGGCAGCGCCAGCGGCATCGTCACCGTGTCCGAGCCCTGGACCGAGTTCTACCGCGCCAAGTACGGCAAGCCGGTGGCGACCATCTACAACGGTTACGACCCGCAGGACTTCCCGCTGCCGACCGAGCCGCCTCCCGCCTCGCCGGACCTGACCATCACCTATGCCGGCGTGCTCTATTCCGGCCGGCGCGACCCCTCGCCGCTGTTCCAGGCGCTGGCCCTGCTGGGGCCGGAGCGGGAGCGGGTCCGGATCGAGTTCTACGGCAGCGACCCCGGGCTGGTGTTCCCGCCGGCCGAACGGGCGGGCGTGACCGACCGGGTCACCGTCCACCCCGCCGTGCCCTACAAGCGGTCGCTGGAGATCCAGCGCCGGTCCGACGTGCTTCTGCTGCTCCAGTGGAACAACCCGCGCGAGCAGGGCAACGTGCCGGCCAAGCTGTTCGAGTATTTCGGCGTGCTCCGACCCATCCTGGGCATCGGCCTGGAGGACGGCGTGCCCGCGCGCCTGATCCGCGAGCGGCAGGCCGGCTTCTTCTCCAACGATCCCCAGGCCATCGCCGACCAGATCCGCCGCTGGCTGGCCGCCAAGGACGCCGCCGGGGGCCGCCTGGAACGCCTGCCGCCCGCCGCCCGCGAGGGCCTGTCGCGCGATATCCAGTTCGAGTTGCTGCTGGATTTCTGCGCCAAGGTCATCCAGCCCGCCGCTGCCGACTGCGCCACCCGCAAGCCCAGGGACGCCTGA
- the prsT gene encoding XrtA/PEP-CTERM system TPR-repeat protein PrsT has protein sequence MKTHLPTKHRHGMARKLGRLMAAVSIAALGAGLGAGFAPAHADPQRSQGFQQDAVRQLEAGDANAALIQLRNALQQDANNLEARQLLGELYLRTGDPVSAEKELRRVFDSRRGDAVELLLAQSLMMQRRYTDVFDILSPQGATPELTRAKLVMTGQAYIGTGQIEDAETMFRTALEGAPDAADAKLGLARTEALRNDLESASTLVEEVLRDDPDNLEGLLLSSEIDLVRQRTDNALAALNRAGSIAPDDPRVLLPRARVRLQTGLVDEAEKDVARVLERSPRDVTARYLKASIQMIRGDANGARETFLPIEGALADYTPSLLLNALIKFSTGQYAQAEAALNRFSAAVPEHTGARRMLAATHLRTENPTSAVEVLKPLVAAHPEDLTARQMLAGAYLRLGEFDQATAIYRDLTTVSDRQAALRARSTLGLLQAAGDQSHDLSPEERQQAALVLDYIRNGEFRRAHEAVAAMRQGDPDNPMLASLEAAVFMAEGDLGAARSKLEAARQMDPEMAELIGNLNAVDVRMGNLEAVEKRLRDDAAANPRDEQPALRLAQFLARGQRADEAMTVLESAAAAQQDSIPVRRALAELYARRGDKAKLQAIAAQLRQIGAGQPEGLAAAAAVYRAADEPGKAADALRDYVGARPDDIEARVALAQNLMAAGRQAEAKPVLEEIKAKDPANPVATLGLIDLALAGNDADAALGLADSIGQADPVAAAQLRSNVLIRTNRPAEALKSLEEAMDRAPDRRLAMALFEVRRSQGQADQAIAGLEGWVRENPDDVSVRTVLADSYLAVQNLKQAETHYDVLVRSRPNDPMLLNNAAWLKHELDRPDALELARRAYATAPNSPEIADTLGWILVQAGETGEGLNLLRRAAAIAPNNQDIQYHLAYALNASGAKDEARTILEKLTQDGQAFQARDDAAELLASIRR, from the coding sequence ATGAAAACGCATCTGCCGACGAAGCACCGGCACGGCATGGCGCGCAAGCTGGGCCGCCTGATGGCCGCAGTGTCGATCGCGGCCCTGGGCGCGGGCCTGGGCGCGGGCTTCGCGCCGGCGCATGCCGACCCCCAGCGTTCCCAGGGTTTCCAGCAGGACGCCGTCCGGCAGCTCGAGGCGGGCGACGCCAACGCCGCGTTGATCCAATTGCGGAACGCGCTCCAGCAGGATGCCAACAACCTGGAGGCCCGCCAGCTGCTCGGCGAGCTGTACCTGCGCACCGGCGATCCGGTCTCCGCCGAGAAGGAATTGCGCCGCGTCTTCGACTCCCGGCGCGGCGACGCGGTGGAACTGCTGCTGGCGCAGTCGCTGATGATGCAGCGCCGCTACACCGACGTCTTCGACATCCTCTCCCCCCAGGGCGCCACGCCGGAGCTGACCCGGGCCAAGCTGGTCATGACCGGGCAGGCCTATATCGGCACCGGGCAGATCGAGGACGCCGAGACCATGTTCCGGACCGCGCTGGAGGGCGCCCCGGACGCGGCCGACGCCAAGCTCGGCCTGGCCCGCACCGAGGCCCTGCGCAACGACCTGGAGTCCGCCTCGACGCTGGTGGAGGAGGTTCTCCGGGACGATCCCGACAATCTGGAAGGGCTGCTGCTGTCGAGCGAGATCGACCTCGTCCGGCAGCGCACCGACAACGCCCTGGCCGCCCTCAACCGCGCCGGCTCGATCGCCCCCGACGACCCGAGGGTGCTTCTGCCCCGCGCCCGCGTCCGGCTCCAGACCGGGCTGGTCGACGAGGCGGAGAAGGACGTCGCCCGGGTCCTGGAGCGGTCGCCCAGGGACGTCACGGCCCGCTATCTCAAGGCGTCGATCCAGATGATCCGCGGCGACGCGAACGGGGCGCGGGAAACCTTCCTGCCGATCGAGGGCGCCCTGGCCGACTACACGCCCTCCCTTCTGCTGAACGCGCTGATCAAGTTCAGTACCGGGCAGTACGCCCAGGCGGAAGCCGCCCTGAACCGCTTCAGCGCGGCGGTACCCGAGCATACCGGCGCCCGCCGGATGCTCGCCGCGACCCATCTGCGCACCGAGAACCCGACCAGCGCGGTCGAGGTGCTCAAGCCCCTGGTCGCGGCCCATCCGGAAGACCTGACCGCCCGCCAGATGCTGGCCGGCGCCTATCTTCGGCTGGGCGAGTTCGACCAGGCGACCGCGATTTACCGCGACCTGACGACGGTATCCGACCGCCAGGCGGCGCTGCGCGCCCGCTCGACGCTGGGCCTGCTCCAGGCCGCCGGCGACCAGTCGCACGACCTTTCGCCGGAGGAGCGGCAGCAGGCGGCGCTGGTGCTGGACTATATCCGCAACGGCGAGTTCCGGCGGGCCCACGAGGCGGTCGCGGCGATGCGGCAGGGCGATCCCGACAACCCGATGCTGGCCAGCCTGGAAGCCGCCGTCTTCATGGCCGAGGGCGACCTGGGCGCCGCCCGGTCGAAGCTGGAGGCCGCCCGGCAGATGGACCCGGAGATGGCCGAGCTGATCGGCAACCTGAACGCCGTGGATGTCCGCATGGGCAACCTGGAGGCCGTCGAGAAGCGCCTGCGCGACGATGCCGCCGCGAACCCGCGGGACGAGCAGCCGGCATTGCGGCTGGCGCAGTTCCTGGCGCGCGGCCAGCGCGCGGACGAGGCGATGACCGTGCTGGAGAGCGCCGCGGCGGCCCAGCAGGACTCGATCCCGGTGCGCCGGGCGCTCGCCGAACTGTACGCGCGCCGCGGCGACAAGGCCAAGTTGCAGGCAATCGCGGCCCAGCTCCGCCAGATCGGCGCCGGACAGCCGGAGGGGCTGGCGGCTGCCGCGGCGGTCTACCGCGCCGCGGACGAGCCCGGAAAGGCGGCGGACGCGCTCCGCGACTATGTCGGGGCGAGGCCCGACGACATCGAAGCCCGCGTCGCCCTGGCCCAGAACCTCATGGCGGCCGGACGCCAGGCCGAGGCGAAGCCGGTGCTGGAGGAGATCAAGGCGAAGGACCCGGCCAACCCGGTGGCGACCCTCGGGCTGATAGACCTGGCGCTGGCCGGCAACGACGCGGACGCCGCGCTCGGGCTGGCCGACAGCATCGGGCAGGCCGACCCGGTGGCGGCGGCCCAGCTCCGAAGCAACGTCCTCATCAGGACGAACCGTCCGGCCGAAGCGCTGAAGTCCCTGGAGGAGGCGATGGACCGCGCGCCGGACCGCCGGCTGGCCATGGCGCTGTTCGAGGTTCGCCGCAGCCAGGGACAGGCGGACCAGGCGATTGCCGGCCTGGAAGGCTGGGTCCGGGAAAACCCCGACGACGTGTCGGTCCGCACCGTGCTGGCCGACAGCTACTTGGCCGTCCAGAACCTGAAGCAGGCCGAGACCCACTACGACGTGCTGGTGCGGAGCCGGCCGAACGACCCGATGCTGCTGAACAACGCCGCCTGGCTGAAGCACGAGCTGGACCGGCCCGACGCCCTCGAACTCGCGCGCCGGGCCTATGCCACCGCTCCCAATTCGCCGGAGATCGCCGACACCCTGGGCTGGATCCTGGTCCAGGCGGGCGAGACCGGCGAAGGGCTGAACCTGCTGCGCCGCGCCGCCGCCATCGCTCCGAACAACCAGGACATCCAGTACCACTTGGCCTATGCGCTGAACGCCTCGGGCGCCAAGGACGAAGCCAGGACGATCCTGGAGAAGCTGACCCAGGACGGCCAGGCGTTCCAGGCGCGGGATGATGCGGCGGAGTTGCTGGCATCCATCAGGCGGTAG
- the prsR gene encoding PEP-CTERM-box response regulator transcription factor encodes MTARTLLLVDDDPAILRGLKWSFEDCEVHTASDRESALRQVKAQRPAVVTLDLGLPPAPDDAVEGLRTLAEILAAAPETKVIVVTGNEERAHAVRAIALGAYDFYQKPIDGQVLSLIVDRAFNVWELEAENRRLQQVREPSFQGIVTGSDAMLALCRTVEKVAPTDISVLLLGESGTGKELFARALHNLGPRRRAPFVAINCAAIPENLLESELFGHERGAFTGAVRQVKGKIETAQKGTLFLDEIGDMPMSLQVKLLRFIQERVIERVGGRETIPVDVRIVCATHQDLEARIRDGAFREDLFYRIGEMALNIPPLRDRTDDCVLLARHLIDKFSADHGRRKLQLSPDALAALRNHPWMGNVRELENRIKRAVILADGQSITAANMGLAAPPGSDAPEVSATLQQARDEAERKALSSALALSAGNLSAAAKILGVSRPTIYSLLKQHNVNPPS; translated from the coding sequence ATGACGGCACGCACCCTGCTGCTGGTCGACGACGATCCCGCGATCCTGCGCGGCCTGAAATGGTCGTTCGAGGATTGCGAGGTCCATACCGCCTCCGACCGCGAGAGCGCCCTCCGTCAGGTCAAGGCCCAGCGGCCGGCGGTCGTGACGCTCGACCTGGGCCTGCCGCCCGCCCCGGACGACGCGGTGGAGGGGCTGCGGACCCTGGCCGAGATCCTGGCCGCGGCGCCCGAGACCAAGGTGATCGTGGTGACCGGCAACGAGGAGCGGGCCCACGCGGTGCGCGCCATAGCACTCGGCGCCTATGACTTCTACCAGAAGCCGATCGACGGGCAGGTGCTGAGCCTGATCGTCGACCGGGCCTTCAACGTGTGGGAGCTGGAAGCCGAGAACCGCCGGCTCCAGCAGGTGCGGGAACCCAGCTTCCAGGGGATCGTCACCGGCAGCGACGCGATGCTGGCGCTGTGCCGCACGGTGGAGAAGGTGGCGCCGACCGACATCAGCGTGCTGCTGCTGGGCGAGAGCGGCACCGGCAAGGAGCTGTTCGCCCGCGCCCTGCACAATCTCGGCCCGCGCCGCCGCGCGCCCTTCGTCGCGATCAACTGCGCCGCCATCCCGGAGAACCTGCTGGAGTCCGAGCTGTTCGGCCACGAGCGCGGCGCGTTCACGGGTGCCGTGCGGCAGGTCAAGGGCAAGATCGAGACGGCTCAGAAGGGCACGCTGTTCCTGGACGAGATCGGCGACATGCCGATGAGCCTCCAGGTCAAGCTGCTGCGCTTCATCCAGGAACGGGTGATCGAGCGGGTCGGCGGGCGGGAGACGATCCCGGTCGATGTCCGTATCGTCTGCGCCACCCACCAGGACCTGGAGGCCAGGATCCGGGACGGCGCGTTCCGCGAGGACCTGTTCTACCGGATCGGCGAGATGGCGCTGAACATACCGCCGCTGCGCGACCGGACCGACGACTGCGTCCTGCTCGCCCGCCACCTGATCGACAAATTCTCCGCCGACCATGGCCGCCGCAAGCTCCAGCTCTCCCCGGACGCGCTGGCGGCGCTGCGCAACCATCCCTGGATGGGCAATGTCCGCGAGCTGGAGAACCGCATCAAGCGGGCGGTGATCCTGGCCGACGGGCAGAGCATCACGGCCGCCAACATGGGACTTGCGGCACCGCCCGGCAGCGACGCCCCGGAGGTGTCGGCGACGCTCCAGCAGGCGCGCGACGAGGCCGAGCGCAAGGCGCTGTCCAGCGCGCTCGCGCTGTCCGCCGGCAACCTGTCGGCCGCCGCCAAGATCCTGGGCGTCAGCCGTCCGACGATCTACAGCCTGCTGAAGCAGCACAACGTCAATCCGCCGTCGTGA
- a CDS encoding putative O-glycosylation ligase, exosortase A system-associated: protein MRSLILFMLFLVLAVMALTMPAVGVLTWAWIAIMSPHRLTWDFTYALQLNLVIVVVTFVAWLVAKEPKRLPMNAATVMILLFMTWMTLTTATSLAPSNSWFHWDLHIKNLVFALAVAAIMRSQVRIQALIWMITLSIGYFGVKGGGFTIVNGGAYTVLGPPQSIIEDRNHLALACCMVIPLMNYLRVTTANRLIKIGLALAMALTIISVIGSYSRGGFLALSVTALVFWLRSSGKFLTMVLLLASFVPAVTMMPDSWKERIGTIENFQKDESVQGRFDAWNYAMRVASDRPLVGGGLATTEVRQVFQRYVPDRPQRAAHSIYFQVLGDQGPIGLGIFLGIGLVGWLNARAIIRMSRDRPEFEWAFHLGRMMQVSFISYFVAGAALSMAYYTVFFVSVVIVTSVKTILAAAERTERAAAEPAVARVSRGGFLRPAATGATAN from the coding sequence ATGCGCTCCCTCATTCTGTTCATGCTGTTCCTGGTCCTCGCGGTGATGGCGCTGACGATGCCGGCGGTCGGCGTGCTCACCTGGGCCTGGATCGCGATCATGAGCCCGCATCGCCTGACCTGGGACTTCACCTACGCCCTCCAGCTCAACCTCGTGATCGTCGTCGTCACCTTCGTCGCTTGGCTGGTGGCGAAGGAGCCGAAGCGGCTGCCGATGAACGCCGCCACGGTCATGATCCTGCTGTTCATGACCTGGATGACGCTGACGACGGCGACCTCGCTGGCGCCGTCCAACTCGTGGTTCCACTGGGACCTGCACATCAAGAACCTGGTCTTCGCGCTGGCGGTCGCGGCGATCATGCGCAGCCAGGTTCGCATCCAGGCGCTGATCTGGATGATCACCCTGTCGATCGGCTATTTCGGGGTCAAGGGCGGCGGCTTCACGATCGTCAACGGCGGCGCCTACACCGTGCTGGGGCCGCCGCAATCCATCATCGAGGACCGCAACCACCTGGCGCTGGCCTGCTGCATGGTCATCCCGTTGATGAACTACCTGCGGGTGACCACGGCCAACCGGCTGATCAAGATCGGCCTCGCGCTCGCCATGGCGCTGACGATCATCTCGGTGATCGGAAGCTATTCGCGCGGCGGGTTCCTGGCGCTCAGCGTGACCGCCCTGGTGTTCTGGCTGCGCTCCTCGGGCAAGTTCCTGACCATGGTGCTCCTGCTGGCCTCCTTCGTGCCGGCCGTGACCATGATGCCGGACAGCTGGAAGGAGCGCATCGGCACGATCGAGAACTTCCAGAAGGACGAATCGGTCCAGGGCCGGTTCGACGCCTGGAACTACGCGATGCGGGTGGCGTCGGACCGCCCTCTGGTCGGCGGCGGCCTCGCCACGACCGAGGTCCGGCAGGTGTTCCAGCGCTACGTCCCCGACCGCCCGCAGCGCGCGGCGCACAGCATCTATTTCCAGGTGCTGGGCGACCAGGGGCCGATCGGCCTGGGGATCTTCCTGGGCATCGGCCTGGTCGGCTGGCTGAACGCCCGGGCGATCATCCGGATGAGCCGGGACCGGCCGGAGTTCGAGTGGGCGTTCCACCTGGGCCGGATGATGCAGGTCAGCTTCATCAGCTATTTCGTCGCCGGGGCGGCGCTGTCCATGGCCTACTACACGGTGTTCTTCGTGTCCGTGGTTATCGTCACCTCCGTCAAGACGATCCTGGCCGCAGCCGAGCGGACGGAAAGGGCGGCGGCCGAGCCGGCGGTCGCGCGGGTCAGCCGGGGCGGTTTCCTGCGGCCCGCCGCCACCGGCGCCACCGCGAATTGA